CGTCGTCGACTTGCCCGATCCCGACGGGCCCATGACGGCGACGAAATCTCCCTTGGCGATGTCGAGGTCGACCCCCTTCAGCGCCTGAAACGCCGTCGGACCGTCGCCATAGATCTTGGTGACGCCGTGCAGGTGGATGATCGGATCAGCTGCCACGCTGACCCCCACCGCCTGCACCGCCGCCGCCCTGGCGACCCTGGCCGCCCTTCTTGCTCAGCTGGCCGCCCGTCTTGCGGGCATTGTCGCCGGCAAGCTGGCCGGTGACGATCTTCATGCCCGGGCGAAGGCCGCCCGACAGGATCTCCGTCACCTGGCCGTCGCTCTCGCCCACCGTCACCCGGACCGGCTGGGGCGTGCCGTCGTCGCCCAGGATGTAGACGGTCTGCTGCGAACCGCGGCCGATCGTCGCGCTGCGCTCGCCGCCGCCACCGCCGCCGCGGCGCCGACGCGGCCCGGGGACGATCTGGCTGGCAAGCCCGCCCTTGCTCGCATCCGCCCCCTGCTGACCCGTCGAAGGCTGGAAGCGGAGCGCCGCATTGGGAACGAGCAGGACGTTCTGCCGCTCGGTCGTGACGATCTCCGCCGTGGCGGTCATGCCGGGGCGCAGGCGCAGCTCGGCATTGGCCACCGACAGCGTCGCGGCATAGCTAACGACCTGACCCGCGGTCGTGCCCGTCCCGGTGCTGGTCGACGAGGACGAGCTCGCCTCCGAAACCGACAGGTTGGAGCCGACATCGACACGGTTGATTGTCGCGGGGAAGCGCTCGCCGGGGAAGGCGTCGACGGTGAAGGTCGCGCGCTGGCCGTTCTTGACGCTGCCGACGTCCGCCTCGTCGATCGCAACCTCCAGCTCCATCTTGCTGAGATCCTCGGCGATGACGAACAGGGTCGGCGTGTTGAACGACGCGGCGACGGTCTGGCCGGGATCGACCTGACGCGCGAGCACGACGCCGTTGACGGGCGAGCGGATGATCGCCCGCTCGCGCTGCGTCTGGCTGGCGGACAGCTGCGCGCGGGCGGCGGCGACGTTCGCCTCCGCGGTGCGCACGCCGGCCACGCCGCGCGCGGCGGCGGCGCGCGCGGTGTCGAGCTCGGTCTTGGCCGGCACGCGCCCGCCCGACAGGCGGCTCACCTCCTCGAATCGGGCAAGCGTCGCGCGCGCTTCGGTCAGCGTCGCCTGTGCCTGCTGGACCGAGGCCTGCTGCGCGGCGAGCTGCGCGCGATTCTGGCTGATCTGGTCGTCGAGCTGCTCGGGATCGATCAATGCCAGCGCCTGACCGGCGCGGACGCGGTCGTTGACGTCCACGACCACCTGCGTGACCAGGCCCGACAGCTGCGAGCCGACCGTCACCTGATTGGTGGGGGCAAGCTTGCCCGTCGCCGACACGGTGACTTCCAGATTGCCTTGCCGCGCGGGCACGGTCGCATATTCGGTCTTCTGCTCGCCGCCGAAGAACGACATCGAGCCCCAGACGAGCAGCACGACGCCCAACGCGATCAGCGCCCATTTGGCATAGCGCTTCCATGCGGGCTGCGCCTTGGTGCCCAGAAAGGCGTCGATATCGGCGGGGGTCTGGTCGGCCATGGCTCAGTCCTGCTGGCGCGCGTCGAGGGCGCGCGTCGTCGTGTTTTCGGTGGTCGGCACGGTGCCGGCATCCCAGCCGCCGCCCAGCGCCGAGAAGAGCTGGACGAGCGCGCTCGCCTCGTCGCTCGCCGCGGTGGTCAGGCTGTTGCGCGCTGACAGGAGCTGCGTCTCGGTCTGGTTGAGGGTGGTGAAGTCGGTCAGGCCCGCGCGGTACTGGCTCCGCGCCAGGATCGCCGAGTTGTTGGCGGCGTCGAGCGCGATGCGGAATTGCACCGTCCGGTCCTGCGCGGTGCGCAGCGCGACGACGGCATTCTCGACGTCCTCTAGGCCCGTCAGCACGCTCGACTTGTAGGCGAGGAAGGCCGCGTCGGCGGCGGCGCGCTGGCTGCGCACCGCGGCGCGGGTGCGCCCACCGTCGAAGATCAGTTGGTTGAGCCCGGCGAACAGCGTTCCGGTGATGATGTCGCCCAGGCTGCCGATCACGTTGGCCGCGGTGTTGATGCCGCCCGAGAAGCCGAGCGCGGGATAGAGCTGTGCCTCGGTCACGCCGATCTGCGCGGTCGCGGCGGCAAGGCCGCGCTCGGCCGAGCGGACGTCGGGACGCTGGCGAAGCGTATCGGCGGGAATGCCGGTGCCGACGATCGCGGGGCCGCGCGGGATCGGCCGCACCGCCGCCATCTCCGCCTTGAGCGCGCCGGGCGCCTGACCCGTCAGCACGCCGAGGCGGGAGACCGAACTGTTGTACGTCGCCTCCAGGCTGGGGATCGTCGCGGCGGTCTGTGCCCGCTGCGCGCGCGCCTGCTCGGCGTCGAGCGAGGAAACGAGGCCTGCCTGGACGCGGAAGCCGGCGATTTCAAGATTTTCGTCCTGGATGCCCAGGCTCTGGCGCGCATTGGCGATCTGCGCCTGTGCCGCGCGGGCGAGGATATAGTTGCGCGCGATCTCCGCCTGGGTGCTGACCAGCACCGTCGCATAGTCGTAGCCCGTCGCTTCATAGGTCGCGCGCGCACCCTCGACCGAGCGGCGGATGCCGCCGAACAGGTCTGCCTGATAGCTGGCGTCGAGCCCGAGCGAGAAATTGTCGGTGCTGCCCTGCCCGGTATTGATGATCGTCCCGTCGGGCAGCTGGGTCTGCTGGCTGCCGCCCGTGATCGCCTGGCGCCGCGAATAGCCGGCCGAGCCCGACAGCGAGGGCAGGAACGCGGCGCGTGCCTGGACGAGCTGCTCGCGCGCCTGGCGGAGCCGTGCGACGGCCTGCGCGACGTCGAGATTGTCGGGCGCCGCCTGCTCGACCAGCCGGCGAAGCAGCGGATCGTCGAACCGGTCCCACCAGCGACGCAAGTCCTCGACAGTGGCGGTGCCCGGCACCGAATAGGCGGGCGGGACGCCAAGCTCGGACGGCGCGGCGGGGCGATAATCGGGCCCGGCTGCGCATCCGGCAAGCGGCACGGCGCAGGCGAGCAGGAGCGGGAGAGCGCGGACGGTCATCGGCAGGGTTGATGCCGGGGCGCCTTCGCAGCGGCAACCGCTTTTGTGTCGCAGATTGTATCGGACCGAGCGTGGCGGTTCAGCGACGCACGGGTTGACCGGCACGGCGATGCGCGGCTTACGGTGGGCAACCACGACCATCCGGAGAGGCACCATGGCCGAGCGCGACACCTACCCCGTCCCCGCAGACTGGGCCGCGCGCGCGCATGTCGACGCCGCGGAGTATGAGCGGCTCTACGCCGCCAGCATGGACGATGCCGACGCCTTTTGGCTCGACCAGGCCAAGCGGCTCGACTGGATCGAGGCACCGACGAAGGCGGGCAACTGGTCGTTCGACGAGGCCGATTTCGGCATCAAGTGGTTCGAGGACGGCGTCCTCAACGTCTCCGCCAACTGCATCGACCGCCACCTGCCCACCCGCGCCGACGAGGTCGCGATCATCTGGGAACCCGACAGCCCGGACGCCGAGGCGAAGACCTATACCTACGCGCAACTGCACGCCGAGGTCTGCCGCTTCGCCAATGTGCTGAAGGCGGAGGGCGTCCGGAAGGGCGACCGCGTCACCATCTACCTGCCGATGATCCCGGAGGCGGCGTTCGCGGTGCTCGCCTGCGCGCGGATCGGCGCGATCCATTCGGTGGTGTTCGGCGGCTTTTCGCCCGACGCGCTCGCCGGGCGGATCGAGGATTGCGATTCGAAGCTCGTCATCACCGCCGACGAGGGCTGCCGCGGCGGCAAGCGCATACCGCTCAAGGCCAATGTCGACGCCGCGGCCGAGCGCGCGCCGAGCCTCAAGACCGTGCTCGTCGTGAAGGCGACGGGCGCCGACGTGCCGATGACCGAGGGCCGCGACCGCTGGTTCGACGAGACGGCAGAGGGTGTCGACGCCGACTGCCCGCCCGAGCCGATGAAGGCGGAGGACCCCCTGTTCATCCTCTATACCAGCGGATCGACGGGCAAGCCCAAGGGCGTGCTCCACACGACCGGCGGCTATCTGCTCTGGGCCAGCCTCACCCATCATTGGTGCTTCGACTACAAGCCCGGTGAGATCTGGTGGTGCGCCGCCGACATCGGCTGGGTCACGGGGCACAGCTACATCGTCTATGGCCCGCTCGCCAACGGCGCGACGACGCTGATGTACGAGGGGCTGCCCAACTGGCCCGACGCCAGCCGCATCTGGCAGGTTGTCGACAAGCACCGCGTCGACACGCTGTTCACCGCCCCCACCGCACTTCGCGCGCTGATGAAGGACGGCGACGGGCCGGTGAAGGCGACCAGCCGCGCGTCGCTTCGCCTGCTCGGCACGGTGGGCGAACCGATCAATCCGGAGGCGTGGCGCTGGTACCACGACGTCGTCGGCGAGGGCCGCTGCCCGATCGTCGACACCTGGTGGCAGACCGAGACGGGCGGCGCGATGATCGCTCCGCTGCCCGGCGCCACCGACCTGAAGCCCGGTTCCGCGACCAAGCCGCTGCCCGGCGTCGCGCCGCAGCTGGTCGATGCCGAGGGTCAGGTGCTGGAGGGCGCTGTCGATGGCAACCTCTGCATCACCCGCTCCTGGCCCGGCCAGATGCGGACGGTCTGGGGCGACCATGACCGCTTCTTCCAGACCTATTTCACCACCTACAAGGGCAAGTATTTCACCGGCGACGGCTGCCGCCGCGATGCGGACGGCTATTACTGGATCACCGGCCGCGTCGACGACGTCATCAACGTCTCCGGCCACCGCATGGGCACGGCCGAGGTCGAGAGCGCGCTGGTCGCGCACGCCAAGGTCGCCGAGGCCGCGGTCGTCGGCATGCCGCATCCGGTCAAGGGTCAGGGCATCTACGCCTATGTGACGCTCAACGCCGGCGAGGAAGCGTCCAACGCCCTGCGGGACGAGCTCTGCAAATGGGTGCGCAAGGAGATCGGCCCGATCGCCACGCCCGACGCGCTCCAGTTCGCGCTCGGCCTTCCGAAGACACGCTCGGGCAAGATCATGCGCCGCATCCTTCGCAAGATCGCGGAGGGCGACGTGTCGAGCCTGGGCGACACCTCGACGCTCGCCGATCCGGCAGTGGTCGACGACCTGGTCGAGAACCGCGTTTCGCTCTGACGCAGGTTATGGCGTCGGCGTCCCCCGGGTGAGACGCTGGCGCGCATGATGGCGATGGCGATCACCGTGCTGACCGTCTCCGGCGCGCTGCTGGTCGGCGCCGCCTGGGGCATTTTCGGTCGGCTGCGCGAGGGGCTCGAGGGATTCCTGATCGCGATGGCGGGCGGCGCGCTGCTCGTGTCGTTGGTGACCGAGCTGGTCGAGCCCTCGATCGAGGAGAGCGCGCTTCCTGTCGCGTTGGCGGGTCTGGCGGCGGGCGCGGCGGTGTTCGCGCTGGTCGATTACTGGATCGACGAGAAGATCGGCGCCGATTCGGGCGGGGGTCTGCTCGCGGCGATCACGCTGGATGGCGTGCCGGAGAACCTCGCGCTCGGCGTCGCGCTGATCGGCGCGGGCGCGCCGGAGGTGGCGGCGTTGGCGGGATCGATCTTCCTCTCCAACCTGCCCGAAGCCGCCGGCGGCGCGCGCGAGATGAAGGAGGGACGGTCGAAGGCGGCGGTGTTCGGCCTGTGGGCGGCGACCGCGGCGCTGCTGTCGGCGGCGGCAATCGCCGGCAATCTGCTGCTCGAAGGATCGAGCCCGCACGTCCTCGCGGTGATCCGCTGCTTCGCCGCAGGCGCGGTGGTCGCGAGTCTGGCGACCGAGGTGTTCCCGAAGGCGTATAAGGACGACCGGAACTGGGCCGGGGTCGCGACGGCGGTAGGGGTGGTGCTGGCGTTCGGATTGGGGTCGCTGGGGGGCGGGTGAAACAACTCTCTCCCTTGTTCCCCGGCGTAGGCCGGGGCCCAGTTGGGAAGGCCTTGGTAATGGATCGCCACGCTACTCGCTAACGTCCCCCAACTGGACCCCGGCCTTCGCCGGGGAACAAGAAGGGGAGAATAGCCGTGCTCCCGCGCAGGCGGGAGCCCAGAGCCAAGCAGCGTCTCGATTGCCGCCCTAGGCTCCCGCCTCCGCGGGAGCACGGCAGCCTGCGTCGCGCGGGGGGTTAGCCGATCGCTTCGACCACCGCCGCGCGCAATTCCGCCATGCCCATCCCCTTCTCGCTCGACGTCGCGAGGATGTCGGGATGCGCGGCCGGCCGCTTGCGCGCCTCGGCCTCGGTGCGCGTGCGCACGTCGGCGAGCTCGGTCGCCTTCACCTTGTCCGCCTTGGTCAGGACGATGCGATAGCTGACGGCGGCGGCGTCCAGCATCTCGAGGATGTCGCGATCGACGTCCTTGATCCCGTGGCGGCTGTCGATCAGCACCAGCGCGCGCTTCAGCACCATCCGCCCGCGCAGATAGTCGTTCACCAAGTACCGCCACTTGCGCACCATATCCTTGGGCGCCTTGGCAAAGCCATAGCCGGGCATGTCGACCAGCCGCATCGCCAGCGGCTCGCCCACATCGAAGAAGTTGAGCTCCTGCGTCCGCCCGGGCGTGTTCGACGTGCGCGCCAGCGCGTTGCGGTTGGCCAGCGCGTTGAGGAGCGACGACTTGCCGACGTTCGATCGGCCCGCAAACGCCACTTCGGGCACGTCCGGGTCGGGCAGGAAGCGCAGTTCCGGCGCCGATTTCAGGAACGAAACCGGCCCCGAGAACAGCTTGCGCGCGTCCTCCGTCAGATCCTCGTCGAAGGTCGGGTTCACTTTGCGGTCGCTGCCTTCATCGACGGGTGCTGGCGGTACAGCCACCATTGCTGCGCCATCGTCAGCACGTTGGAGGTGATCCAATAGACCTGAAGCCCGACCGCGAACGGCGCCATCACGAACATCAGCATCCACGGCATGATCGCGAACACCTGCTTCTGAACCTCGTCCGCGGGCTGCGGATTGAGCTTGAACTGGAGCCACATCGACACGCCCAGCAGGATCGGGATCACGCCGATCGCCAGGAAGTGCGGCGGCGTGAAGGGCAGCAGGCCGAACAGGTTGACCGGCGTCAGCGGATCGGGCGCGGACAGGTCGCGGATCCAGCCCACGAACGGCTGGTGCCGCATCTCGATCGTCAGGATCAGCACCTTGTAGAGCGCGAACATGATCGGGATCTGGAGCAGCATCGGCAGGCAGCCCGCGAGCGGGTTGACCTTCTCCGTCTTGTAGAGCTGCATCATCTCCTGCTGGAGCCGCGGCTTGTCGTCCTTGTACTTTTCCTGGAGCGACTTCACCTTGGGCTGTAGCGCGCGCATCCCCGCCATCGACGCGAACTGCTTCTGCGCGATGGGGAAGAGGAGCAGGCGGATCGTCAGCGTGAGCAGCATGATTGCCACGCCGAAATTGCCGACCGCCCCGAACAGCCAGTCCAGATAGTAGAAGATCGGCTTTTCCAGGACCTTGAACCAGCCCCAGTAGATCGCGTTGTCGAAGTTCCGGATGCCGAACTGCGTCGTATAGGCGTCGAGGACCTTCACTTCCTTGGCGCCCGCGAACAGGCGGACGGTCTGCGTCACCGCCTTGCCCGGCTGGACGACCGTCGGTGCCTGCGCCAGCGCCTCCGCGCCGTAGCGCCCGGCGGCGCTGCGGCGGATCGTCAGGTCGACGGGCGTGCGCTGGTCGGGGACGATCGCGGTCAGCCAGTAATGGTCGGTGAAGCCCGCCCAGCCCTTGGTGGTCGAGAAGCGCTGGCCGGCTTGCGTGACCTCGTCCCACTTCAGGTTGGTCTCGTCATTGTCGACGACGGCGATCGGGCCGATCCGCGCCGTGTACGAATCGGGATCGGTCGATTTGTCCGCCCGCTGGACATAGGTGTAGGGGCGCACTTCGATCGCCGACGGGCCGGCGTTCGCTACTGTCTGCTCGGCGGTGAACATGTAGTTCTCGTCGACCGACAGCTTGATCTGGAAGCGCTGGCCCGCGGCATTCGTGGTCTGGAGCGTCACCGGACGGTTGACGCCCAGCACGTCGCCGGTCGCGGACCAGACGGTGTTCGCATCGGGAACGCCCGTTCCCTGCCAGCCAAAGCCGCCGAAATACGCACCCGCCGCGCCCGAGGGCGAGAGCAGGTGGATGGGCGGCGAGTTCTTGGCGACCGTCTCGTCGTACCGCTTGAGGACCAGGTCGTCGAGACGCGCACCCTTGAGGTTGATCGACCCGGCGAGCGCCGGCGTGTCGATCCGCACGCGCGGCGTCTCGGCCAGCACGATGCGGCGATCGCGCAGCGCACCGGGCGTGTCCGCGGTGGGATCGGCCGAGGGGTTCGGCACGACCTTGGTCTTGCCGCCCTCGATCTTCGTGACCGGCGGGTTGGCGGCGGGGAAGAGATAGCCGGTGACGACCGGCCAGCCGAACAGGATGAGCGCGGCGAACACCGCGAACAGGACGAAATTCTTGCTGTCTTGCTTCACCGAACGACTTCCCGACCTATGGCCGACCCACCGGGCCGGCGACTTCAGGGCACCGGATCATGGCCGCATCCGCCCCAGGGATGGCACCGCGCGATCCGCTTGAGCGCGAGCCAGCTTCCCCGCCCCGCGCCATAGCGGGCAAGCGCCTCGATTGCATAGGCCGAACAGGAGGGGCTGTACCGGCAAGAGGGCGGCAGGATGCGCGACGGCCCGAACTGCCAGGCGCGCGCGACGAGAATCAGCGCCCGGGCGATCATCGAACCGGGTCGATCATGGCCGTGGGGCCACCCGGCCGATCGCCTTGACCAGATCGCGGACGAGATCGGCATAGGGCCGCTCGATCCCGCCGGCGCGCCCGATCAGCACATGGTCGTGGCCGGGCAGGCCGTGCGCCGAGAGAACCTCGCGCGCGAGCGACCGGAACCGCCGCTTCATCCGGTTGCGGACGACGGCGTTCCCGACCTTCTTCGACACGGTGATACCGATGCGCCGGGCAGGATCGCCGTCGGCGCGATCGCGCGCGAGCAGCACGAAGCCCGGCATCGGCGCGCGCCTGCCCCCGTTCGCCGCGAGATAGTCGCGGCGACGGGTCAGGCCGATCAGGCGCTCAGCTTCTTGCGACCGCGGGCACGGCGCGCGCGGATCACCTTGCGGCCCGCTGCCGTCGCCATCCGCGCGAAGAAGCCGTGCCGGCGCGCGCGCACCAGATTGCTCGGCTGAAAAGTCCGCTTCATCGCTCATTCCCTGGCATAACGAAAAAGGGCCGCCCGAAGACGGCCGCGTCAAGCCCGCGCCCATACCCATGGGGGGCACCCGAGTCAATGCACGCCCCCGCCCCTGTCACGCGGCTCGGCGTGCTCAGGACGAGCTTGTCGAACCCTTGTCCTTCTTCCACAATGGCTTCGGGCAAGCGGGGGGGCAGGCATTGGTCGCGATCGTATCGACGGTGGCGTATCTGGGGCTGGAGGCGCGCGGAGTCGAGGTGCAATGCAACCTCGTCGCCGGCCTGCCCGCCTTCGTCATGGTCGGGCTCGCGGACAAGGCGGTGGGCGAAAGCCGTGAGCGGGTGCGCGGTGCGGTCGCCGCGATCGGCCTTGCCCTCCCGCCCAAGCGGATCACCGTCAACCTGTCGCCCGCCGACCTGCCCAAGGAAGGCTCTCACTACGATCTGCCCGTCGCCCTCGCCCTGCTCGGCGCGATGGGCGTGGTCGATGTCGAGACGCTGGCCGATTACGTCGTCGTCGGCGAACTCGGCCTCGACGGGCGCCTCGCCCCCTCCCCTGGCGTGCTGCTGGCGGCGATGCACGCCGCGTCGATCGGCAAGGGACTGATCTGTCCTGCCGCGCAAGGCTCCGAGGCGGCATGGGCGGGCAGCATCGAGGTGATCGCCGCCGAGGACCTGATCGGCCTCATCAACCATCTCAAGGGCTCGTCGCTGGTCGCCGCGCCCGCCCCCGGCGAGGTCGAGGATGCCGCGCACGGCCCCGACCTGCGCCAGGTCAAGGGCCAGGAAACCGCCAAGCGCGCGCTGGAGATCGCCGCGGCGGGCGGTCACAATCTCCTTTTCGTCGGCCCGCCCGGCGCGGGCAAGTCGCTGATGGCGGCCTGCCTGCCCGGCATCCTGCCCCCGCTCGAAGCCGCCGAGGCGCTGGAAGTGTCGATGGTCCAGTCGGTGGCGGGGACGCTCACCGGTGGCCGGCTGACGCGCGCGCGGCCGTTTCGCAGCCCGCATCACTCCGCGTCGATGGCCGCGCTGACCGGCGGCGGGTTGCGGGTGAAGCCGGGCGAGGTCAGCCTCGCGCACCTGGGCGTCCTGTTCCTCGACGAATTGCCCGAGTTTCAGCGCGCAGTGCTCGATTCGCTCCGCCAGCCGCTGGAAAGCGGCACGGTCAGCGTCGCGCGTGCGAACGCACACGTCACCTTTCCCGCCCGCGTCCAGCTGATCGCGGCGATGAACCCGTGTCGCTGCGGCCATCTGGGCGACCCGGCGCTCGCCTGCGCGCGCGCGCCCAAATGCGCGGCGGACTATCAGGCGAAGGTGTCCGGACCACTTCTCGACCGCATCGACCTGCATGTCGAAGTCGCCCCCGTGACCGCCGCCGATCTCGTGCTGCCGCCGCCCGCCGAGGGATCGGCGGAGGTCGCCGCGCGGGTCGCCGCCGCCCGCCGCGTCCAGACCCTGCGCTATAACGGCACGCCCGCGCGCACCAATGCCGAGGCGGAGGGCACGCTGCTC
This is a stretch of genomic DNA from Sphingomonas sp. Y38-1Y. It encodes these proteins:
- a CDS encoding efflux RND transporter periplasmic adaptor subunit, whose amino-acid sequence is MADQTPADIDAFLGTKAQPAWKRYAKWALIALGVVLLVWGSMSFFGGEQKTEYATVPARQGNLEVTVSATGKLAPTNQVTVGSQLSGLVTQVVVDVNDRVRAGQALALIDPEQLDDQISQNRAQLAAQQASVQQAQATLTEARATLARFEEVSRLSGGRVPAKTELDTARAAAARGVAGVRTAEANVAAARAQLSASQTQRERAIIRSPVNGVVLARQVDPGQTVAASFNTPTLFVIAEDLSKMELEVAIDEADVGSVKNGQRATFTVDAFPGERFPATINRVDVGSNLSVSEASSSSSTSTGTGTTAGQVVSYAATLSVANAELRLRPGMTATAEIVTTERQNVLLVPNAALRFQPSTGQQGADASKGGLASQIVPGPRRRRGGGGGGERSATIGRGSQQTVYILGDDGTPQPVRVTVGESDGQVTEILSGGLRPGMKIVTGQLAGDNARKTGGQLSKKGGQGRQGGGGAGGGGQRGS
- a CDS encoding efflux transporter outer membrane subunit; this encodes MTVRALPLLLACAVPLAGCAAGPDYRPAAPSELGVPPAYSVPGTATVEDLRRWWDRFDDPLLRRLVEQAAPDNLDVAQAVARLRQAREQLVQARAAFLPSLSGSAGYSRRQAITGGSQQTQLPDGTIINTGQGSTDNFSLGLDASYQADLFGGIRRSVEGARATYEATGYDYATVLVSTQAEIARNYILARAAQAQIANARQSLGIQDENLEIAGFRVQAGLVSSLDAEQARAQRAQTAATIPSLEATYNSSVSRLGVLTGQAPGALKAEMAAVRPIPRGPAIVGTGIPADTLRQRPDVRSAERGLAAATAQIGVTEAQLYPALGFSGGINTAANVIGSLGDIITGTLFAGLNQLIFDGGRTRAAVRSQRAAADAAFLAYKSSVLTGLEDVENAVVALRTAQDRTVQFRIALDAANNSAILARSQYRAGLTDFTTLNQTETQLLSARNSLTTAASDEASALVQLFSALGGGWDAGTVPTTENTTTRALDARQQD
- the acs gene encoding acetate--CoA ligase produces the protein MAERDTYPVPADWAARAHVDAAEYERLYAASMDDADAFWLDQAKRLDWIEAPTKAGNWSFDEADFGIKWFEDGVLNVSANCIDRHLPTRADEVAIIWEPDSPDAEAKTYTYAQLHAEVCRFANVLKAEGVRKGDRVTIYLPMIPEAAFAVLACARIGAIHSVVFGGFSPDALAGRIEDCDSKLVITADEGCRGGKRIPLKANVDAAAERAPSLKTVLVVKATGADVPMTEGRDRWFDETAEGVDADCPPEPMKAEDPLFILYTSGSTGKPKGVLHTTGGYLLWASLTHHWCFDYKPGEIWWCAADIGWVTGHSYIVYGPLANGATTLMYEGLPNWPDASRIWQVVDKHRVDTLFTAPTALRALMKDGDGPVKATSRASLRLLGTVGEPINPEAWRWYHDVVGEGRCPIVDTWWQTETGGAMIAPLPGATDLKPGSATKPLPGVAPQLVDAEGQVLEGAVDGNLCITRSWPGQMRTVWGDHDRFFQTYFTTYKGKYFTGDGCRRDADGYYWITGRVDDVINVSGHRMGTAEVESALVAHAKVAEAAVVGMPHPVKGQGIYAYVTLNAGEEASNALRDELCKWVRKEIGPIATPDALQFALGLPKTRSGKIMRRILRKIAEGDVSSLGDTSTLADPAVVDDLVENRVSL
- a CDS encoding zinc transporter, yielding MAMAITVLTVSGALLVGAAWGIFGRLREGLEGFLIAMAGGALLVSLVTELVEPSIEESALPVALAGLAAGAAVFALVDYWIDEKIGADSGGGLLAAITLDGVPENLALGVALIGAGAPEVAALAGSIFLSNLPEAAGGAREMKEGRSKAAVFGLWAATAALLSAAAIAGNLLLEGSSPHVLAVIRCFAAGAVVASLATEVFPKAYKDDRNWAGVATAVGVVLAFGLGSLGGG
- the yihA gene encoding ribosome biogenesis GTP-binding protein YihA/YsxC, whose product is MVAVPPAPVDEGSDRKVNPTFDEDLTEDARKLFSGPVSFLKSAPELRFLPDPDVPEVAFAGRSNVGKSSLLNALANRNALARTSNTPGRTQELNFFDVGEPLAMRLVDMPGYGFAKAPKDMVRKWRYLVNDYLRGRMVLKRALVLIDSRHGIKDVDRDILEMLDAAAVSYRIVLTKADKVKATELADVRTRTEAEARKRPAAHPDILATSSEKGMGMAELRAAVVEAIG
- the yidC gene encoding membrane protein insertase YidC, with the translated sequence MKQDSKNFVLFAVFAALILFGWPVVTGYLFPAANPPVTKIEGGKTKVVPNPSADPTADTPGALRDRRIVLAETPRVRIDTPALAGSINLKGARLDDLVLKRYDETVAKNSPPIHLLSPSGAAGAYFGGFGWQGTGVPDANTVWSATGDVLGVNRPVTLQTTNAAGQRFQIKLSVDENYMFTAEQTVANAGPSAIEVRPYTYVQRADKSTDPDSYTARIGPIAVVDNDETNLKWDEVTQAGQRFSTTKGWAGFTDHYWLTAIVPDQRTPVDLTIRRSAAGRYGAEALAQAPTVVQPGKAVTQTVRLFAGAKEVKVLDAYTTQFGIRNFDNAIYWGWFKVLEKPIFYYLDWLFGAVGNFGVAIMLLTLTIRLLLFPIAQKQFASMAGMRALQPKVKSLQEKYKDDKPRLQQEMMQLYKTEKVNPLAGCLPMLLQIPIMFALYKVLILTIEMRHQPFVGWIRDLSAPDPLTPVNLFGLLPFTPPHFLAIGVIPILLGVSMWLQFKLNPQPADEVQKQVFAIMPWMLMFVMAPFAVGLQVYWITSNVLTMAQQWWLYRQHPSMKAATAK
- the yidD gene encoding membrane protein insertion efficiency factor YidD; this encodes MIARALILVARAWQFGPSRILPPSCRYSPSCSAYAIEALARYGAGRGSWLALKRIARCHPWGGCGHDPVP
- the rnpA gene encoding ribonuclease P protein component: MPGFVLLARDRADGDPARRIGITVSKKVGNAVVRNRMKRRFRSLAREVLSAHGLPGHDHVLIGRAGGIERPYADLVRDLVKAIGRVAPRP
- the rpmH gene encoding 50S ribosomal protein L34, translating into MKRTFQPSNLVRARRHGFFARMATAAGRKVIRARRARGRKKLSA
- a CDS encoding YifB family Mg chelatase-like AAA ATPase is translated as MVAIVSTVAYLGLEARGVEVQCNLVAGLPAFVMVGLADKAVGESRERVRGAVAAIGLALPPKRITVNLSPADLPKEGSHYDLPVALALLGAMGVVDVETLADYVVVGELGLDGRLAPSPGVLLAAMHAASIGKGLICPAAQGSEAAWAGSIEVIAAEDLIGLINHLKGSSLVAAPAPGEVEDAAHGPDLRQVKGQETAKRALEIAAAGGHNLLFVGPPGAGKSLMAACLPGILPPLEAAEALEVSMVQSVAGTLTGGRLTRARPFRSPHHSASMAALTGGGLRVKPGEVSLAHLGVLFLDELPEFQRAVLDSLRQPLESGTVSVARANAHVTFPARVQLIAAMNPCRCGHLGDPALACARAPKCAADYQAKVSGPLLDRIDLHVEVAPVTAADLVLPPPAEGSAEVAARVAAARRVQTLRYNGTPARTNAEAEGTLLDAHAAPDEPGRALLAQAAEATRISARGYTRVLRVARTIADLAGAERVGRLHVAEALSYRRSAPRS